Below is a genomic region from Pseudomonas extremaustralis.
GATTTCCGCACTCAGGCTCTCGATACTCGCGCTGGCGCTGGTACTGGAGGTGGCCAGCAACTCAATGCGCTGCAAGCTCTGGCGCACCACCCGCTGGCCGCTGTCGACCTTGTCATCCGCCGTCTGCGCTGCTTGTGCGGCCTCTTCGGCGTTGCGCGCCACGTCATGCACCGTGGCGGTCATCTGGTTCATCGCTGTGGCGACTTGTTCGGTTTCTTCCTTCTGGCTGCTGACTTCGACATTGGTCTGCTCGGTGACGCTGGACAAGGTATGCGCCGAACTGGCCAGTTGCTCGATACCGGCCTGCAGGCCGCTGACCATCTGGCTCAAGCCATTGCCCATCTGTTGCATTGCCAGCATCAACTGGCCGATTTCATCGCGACGGCTGACGTCCATGCGCCCACTCAAATCGCCAGCGGCGATCTGCTGGGCCACGGCGATCACCCTGCGCAGCGGCGCAACGATCAGCCGGGTAATCACCCAGGCGGCAATCAACCCCACCAGCAAGGCCAGGGCCGACGAGCCGATGATCATCAGCGCGCTTTTCTTCAGCTGCGTCTGCATCGACAGGTCTTCGGCGGCATAGGCCTGGTTGACCTGGCTGACCACTTGGGCGGCTCGATCATGCAATTGCTTGTAGACCACTTTTTCCTGCGCCAACAGGCCGGTGTATTCGCCCAGTTTTTCGCTGAACGCGGCGATATGCCCCGAGACTTCGTTGAGCACCGTCTGGTAGCCGGCGTCCTTGACCGAAGTTTTCAGTTGCTCGACCTGGGCCAAGGCCTGGTCGGCCTGCTCGATCTTGCCTTGCCCGGCAGCGTCTTCATCCCCCTTGCGGCTCTGATCGAGACGCACATGGGCCTCGTTCATCGCCTGCAACATCAAGCGCGAAACCTGGCTGACCTGCCCCGCCTGCTCAATGAACTCGCCGCCCGCCTTGCCCTGGCTTTCCTTGAGAGCGTAAGCCCCATCGTCGGCCAGCCCGGCCTGCAAGACGTCAAGGTTATTGGCCACGCTGGACACTGACCAACTGGCCATTTCCAGGGCCAGGTCCTTGGTCTGGGTCAGTTCGACAAATTCATCGAAAGCCTTGCGGTAGGCGGCCAAGGCCTGTTCGACTGCAGCCATCGCCGGCCCATTGGCGGTTGACTGCGCCTTGAGCGTATTGGCCTGGGCCGCCAGGGCGTCGAGGCTTTCGTGCAAGGCGTCGACCGACTTGGGGTCGGCATGCAACGCATAGTCCTGCTCGATCAGGCGCACGTTCAATAAGCCACTGTTGAGCGACGACATGGCCTTGAGGCCTTCGAAACGCTGCCCGACCGTTTGCAGGGACCACACACCAATGGCGGCTACCAGCGCCGTCAGCAGCAGCACCAGGGTGAAGCCCAAGCCCAGTTTTTTTGCCATCCCAAGGTTGGCGAAACGTCGTTGTGCGCCCGAAATCATTGCGTTGAATCCTCTTGCAATGGCAGATGCCATGAAGCCTGGTTACAAGAAGTGAGATTGGCAATCACAAGCCACAGAACACAAGACGTTGGCGCCGGAATAATGGCAAAAAGCTACACGCCCGTCGTTTTCAGAATGGTCGAGGTCGATCTGGTGGGCCCCATGTCCCGGAACAACGCCACGGCCCGCTCGTCCGCCGCATAAGCTACGTTGATCCGCAGCCACTCACTGTGCTCGCAGGTCGGACTGAACAACGCCCCTGGCGACAACAACACCCCGAGCCGCCGGGCACACGCCTGCAGCCGGGAATGATCGGCTCTCCCCGGTCGCGCCCACAGGAACATGCCCCCGGCAGGCACGGCGAATACCTCCCACTCTTCATCCTCCAGCACTTGCAAGGTGGCGGCCATTTCCGTGCGCAGCCGTTTGCGCAGACGCTGCACCCACTTGCGGTACGTGCCATTGGCCAGCAGCGTCGCCACCACGGCCTCGGCAAACCGCGAAGTGCCGAAACCGGTCAAGGTCTTGAGGCTGGCCAATTGCTCGATGAGCGTCACGCTGGCACTGAGATAGCCGACCCTCAGCGCACTGCTCAGGGTCTTGGAAAAGCTGGCCACATAAATCACCCGATCCTCGTGGGGCAGTGCCGCAAGGCGTGTGCAACTGGCGTGTTGCAGATCGCCGTAGACGTCCTCTTCAATGATCAGGAAGTCGTGGCAGGCCGCCAACTCCAGCAAACGCTCGGCCACTGCGCGGCACAGGCTGCTGCCTGTGGGATTGTGATACAGGCTGTGGATGAACAGGCACTTGGGACGATGGCGCTGCAACAGCACTTCCAACGCCGGAATATCCGGGCCCCCACAAGTGCGCGGGACTTCCAGCAACCGGACCCCGTGAAACGCCAGTTGGCGATAGAGGTTGCCATAGCCAGGGGTTTCGACCACAACGCTGTCACCGGGCTTGAGCAGCGTACGGATGAGCAGGTCCTGGGCATGGCTGGCGCCTGCGGTCGTCAGGATACGATCGAGGCTGGTGGCGACACGAAGCCGGGTGAGGTGCTTGAGCAGTTGCTCGCGCAACGTCGGCAGCCCCAATGGCGTGCTGTAGTTGAACAGGCCGGCGGTGTCGGTGCGGGTGACTTCGCGAATCGCATAACTGATGTCGTCGCTTTCGCGCCAGGCATCCGGCAACCAGCCGCACCCCAGCTTCAGTTCACCCAATGGATTATCGGCAAAGGCGCCCCACTCCCGCTCTGCGCCTTCATACCAATGGCCTTCATGCAGCGTAGGCGGTTGGGCCACTACAAAACCAGAACCCTGCCTGGACGCCAGCAACCCCTGAGCGACCATCCGCTCGAATGCCTCGATCACACTGGACTGGCTGAGCAGGTTATCGAGGGCCAACTGCCGAATGGACGGCAGACGTGTACCGGGGCTCACGCCGTTCTTGCGAATCCACTCTGCCACGGCGCTGACGATTTGCTGCACCACCGGTACAAGGGCTTGTCGATCGATCCCTAAATCCATGAGCCACTCACTTCAACTGTCTGTTATCAACCCAAAGAGTTAAGCACAGAAGCCTGTATTGACCGGCCATAAACAATTATTAAAGTATTGATTTTATTGACTTATTTACCTGTTGATACATATTCGGCCACGGCGTTTTGCCAGCCCTGGAAAAGCCTCACAGCCCTCCCAGAACTTTTCAAATAGCCTGCGGCGCAAGGTCCTAGATGGCGGTCGCGCCGCCGTCCACCGTCAACGCATGGCCGGTGGTAAACGCAGCTCCGTCGCTGCACAGATACAGTACCGCGCTGGCAATTTCCTCGACCTTGCCAATGCGCCCGACCGGATGCATGGCCGCAGCGAATTCGGCTTTACGTGGGTCGGCTTCATAGGCACGCCGGAACATATCGGTATCGATCACTGCCGGACACACGGCGTTGACGCGGATTTTCTTCTTCGCATACTCGATGGCCGCCGACTTGGTCAGACCGATCACCGCATGTTTGGAGGCGGCGTAAATGCTCATTTTCGGCGCCGCACCCAACCCCGCCACCGAGGCGGTATTGACGATGGCCCCGCCGCCCTGGGCCAGCAGCAACGGCAACTGGTGCTTCATGCACAGCCACACGCCCTTGACGTTGACCCCCATGATGGCGTCGAACTCATCCAGGGTGCCGTCAGCCAGCTTGCCCTTCTCGATCTCGATCCCGGCGTTATTGAACGCATAGTCCAGGCGGCCATAAGCGTCGACGGTGCGCGCCATCAATTGCTGCACATCCGCCTCCAGGGTGACATTGCAGCGCACGAACAGTGCTTCGCCGCCGGCCTGCCGGATCAATGCAACCGTGCCCTCACCGCCGGCCACATCAAGGTCGGCGACGACGACCTTCAAACCTTCGGCGGCGAATGCCAGCGCAGTCGCGCGGCCAATACCGGCAGCGGCACCAGTGACCAGGGCGACCTGGCCGGAAAACGTCATGCTCATGAAGAATGTCCTGTGGGAGAAATAGCCGTGGGTCGAGTCTAGTCAACGGGCTGGCGCACACGTCAGCACTATCAGAAGGCCAGTTGGCCCTGCATGAATCGCAGTGATAAGGCTGCCCGGATCACTATCAACGACATCTATCGACGAGCATTCGTCCCCCCGGTGGGCCTTGCTCTCGAATCGTTCAGGGTCTATCACTTCAGGTTCATTTCCATAAGAGTCCCTGCCATGACCGCCCAGACCAATCGCCAATTCCTGCTCGCCAAGCGCCCGGTCGGCGCGGCTACCCGGGAAACCTTCACCTATCAGGAAGTGCCCGTGGGCACACCCCAGGACGGGCAGGTGCTGGTGCGCAATGAGTACCTGTCCCTCGACCCGGCCATGCGTGGCTGGATGAACGAAGGCAAATCCTACATTCCGCCTGTGGGTATAGGCGAAGTGATGCGTGCTTTAGGTGTAGGAAAAGTGATTGCGTCGAACAATCCGAATTTTGCCGTCGGCGACTATGTAAACGGTGCCTTGGGCGTGCAGGATTATTTCCTGGGCGAGCCGCGCGGCTTCTACAAGGTCGACCCGAAACTGGCGCCCCTGCCCCGCTACCTGTCGGCGCTGGGCATGACCGGCATGACCGCCTATTTCGCCCTGCTGGAAACCGGTGCGCCCAAGGCCGGCGAAACCGTAGTGATCTCCGGCGCAGCCGGCGCCGTGGGCAGCATTGCCGGGCAGATTGCCAAGCTCAAGGGCTGCCGCGTGGTTGGCATTGCCGGCGGTGCCGACAAGTGCACGTTCCTGGTGGACGAACTGGGCTTCGACGCCGCCATCGACTACAAAAACGAAGACCTGCCCGCCGCACTCAAGCGCGAGTGCCCCAAAGGCGTGGATGTGTACTTCGACAACGTCGGCGGTGACATTCTCGATGCGGTCCTCAGCCGCCTGGCAATGAAAGCCCGGGTCGTGATTTGCGGGGCCATCAGCCAATACAACAACAAGGAAGCCGTGAAAGGCCCGGCGAATTATTTGTCGCTGCTGGTCAACCGCGCGCGCATGGAAGGCTTTGTGGTGATGGACCACGCCGCCCACTTTGCCGCCGCCGGACAGGAAATGGCCGGCTGGATGGCGCAGGGCAAGCTCAAGAGCAAGGAAGATATCGTCGAAGGGCTGGAGACGTTCCCGGAAACGTTGATGAAGCTATTCAACGGCGAGAACTTCGGGAAGCTGGTGCTCAAGGTCAACTGACACGGCACAGCTATGAATGTGGGAGCAAACCCCCTCCCACAATTTTTGCCGTGTGCGCTTCAGGTTTCAGGCGATCTCAGCGACCACCGCTGCCAACGCCTTGGCCGGGTCCGCCGCCTGGCTGATCGGGCGGCCGATCACCAGGTAGTCCGAACCCGCATCCAGTGCCTGGCGCGGGGTCAGGATGCGGCGCTGGTCATCCTGGGCGCTGCCGGCCGGGCGAATACCCGGCGTCACCAATTGCAGCGACGGGTGCGCGGCCTTCAAGGCGTGGGCTTCCAGCGCCGAGCACACCAGGCCATCGAGACCGGCTTTCTGTGCCAGGGCGGCCAGACGCAACACCTGCTCCTGCGGCTCGATGTCCAGGCCGATAGCGGCCAGGTCCTCGCGCTCCATGCTGGTCAGCACGGTCACACCGATCAACAGAGGTTTGGGGCCGCTACGCTGTTCCAACACTTCACGGCAGGCCGTCATCATGCGCAGGCCGCCAGAGCAGTGCACGTTGACCATCCACACGCCCATTTCGGCGGCGGCCTTGACCGCCATGGCGGTGGTGTTGGGAATGTCGTGGAATTTCAGGTCGAGGAACACTTCGAAGCCTTTGTCACGCAGGGTGCCGACGATGTCCGCGGCGCAACTGGTGAACAGTTCCTTACCGACCTTGACCCTGCACAGCTTGGGGTCCAACTGGTCAGCCAGCTTCAGTGCGGCGTCACGGGTGGG
It encodes:
- a CDS encoding aminotransferase-like domain-containing protein, with the protein product MDLGIDRQALVPVVQQIVSAVAEWIRKNGVSPGTRLPSIRQLALDNLLSQSSVIEAFERMVAQGLLASRQGSGFVVAQPPTLHEGHWYEGAEREWGAFADNPLGELKLGCGWLPDAWRESDDISYAIREVTRTDTAGLFNYSTPLGLPTLREQLLKHLTRLRVATSLDRILTTAGASHAQDLLIRTLLKPGDSVVVETPGYGNLYRQLAFHGVRLLEVPRTCGGPDIPALEVLLQRHRPKCLFIHSLYHNPTGSSLCRAVAERLLELAACHDFLIIEEDVYGDLQHASCTRLAALPHEDRVIYVASFSKTLSSALRVGYLSASVTLIEQLASLKTLTGFGTSRFAEAVVATLLANGTYRKWVQRLRKRLRTEMAATLQVLEDEEWEVFAVPAGGMFLWARPGRADHSRLQACARRLGVLLSPGALFSPTCEHSEWLRINVAYAADERAVALFRDMGPTRSTSTILKTTGV
- a CDS encoding SDR family oxidoreductase, with amino-acid sequence MSMTFSGQVALVTGAAAGIGRATALAFAAEGLKVVVADLDVAGGEGTVALIRQAGGEALFVRCNVTLEADVQQLMARTVDAYGRLDYAFNNAGIEIEKGKLADGTLDEFDAIMGVNVKGVWLCMKHQLPLLLAQGGGAIVNTASVAGLGAAPKMSIYAASKHAVIGLTKSAAIEYAKKKIRVNAVCPAVIDTDMFRRAYEADPRKAEFAAAMHPVGRIGKVEEIASAVLYLCSDGAAFTTGHALTVDGGATAI
- a CDS encoding NADP-dependent oxidoreductase, whose translation is MTAQTNRQFLLAKRPVGAATRETFTYQEVPVGTPQDGQVLVRNEYLSLDPAMRGWMNEGKSYIPPVGIGEVMRALGVGKVIASNNPNFAVGDYVNGALGVQDYFLGEPRGFYKVDPKLAPLPRYLSALGMTGMTAYFALLETGAPKAGETVVISGAAGAVGSIAGQIAKLKGCRVVGIAGGADKCTFLVDELGFDAAIDYKNEDLPAALKRECPKGVDVYFDNVGGDILDAVLSRLAMKARVVICGAISQYNNKEAVKGPANYLSLLVNRARMEGFVVMDHAAHFAAAGQEMAGWMAQGKLKSKEDIVEGLETFPETLMKLFNGENFGKLVLKVN
- the pyrF gene encoding orotidine-5'-phosphate decarboxylase; translation: MSVCQTPIIVALDYPTRDAALKLADQLDPKLCRVKVGKELFTSCAADIVGTLRDKGFEVFLDLKFHDIPNTTAMAVKAAAEMGVWMVNVHCSGGLRMMTACREVLEQRSGPKPLLIGVTVLTSMEREDLAAIGLDIEPQEQVLRLAALAQKAGLDGLVCSALEAHALKAAHPSLQLVTPGIRPAGSAQDDQRRILTPRQALDAGSDYLVIGRPISQAADPAKALAAVVAEIA